One Denticeps clupeoides chromosome 12, fDenClu1.1, whole genome shotgun sequence genomic window carries:
- the maf1a gene encoding repressor of RNA polymerase III transcription MAF1 homolog produces the protein MKLLESSSFEAINTQLTIETGDCQIIGRIESYSCKMAGEDKQMFKQFCQEGLPHVLEALSPPQTAAVSPNKLSHSQSGDEGDGPLSDKCSRKTLFYLIATLNESFRPDYDFSRTKGHDFSREPSLNWVVNAVNSSLSAAAGEAYSQLQPLLWEAIDAEISLSDCDIYSYNPDLDSDPYGEEGNLWSFNYFFYNKKLKRIVFFTCRSVSLFMAPRDSGIGNELDLELDEDESMDEERSGALCAH, from the exons atgaagCTCTTGGAAAGCTCCAGCTTCGAAGCCATTAATACCCAGCTCACCATTGAGACTGGTGACTGCCAGATTATTGGAAG AATTGAGAGTTACTCTTGTAAAATGGCGGGCGAAGACAAGCAGATGTTTAAGCAGTTTTGTCAAGAAGGCCTGCCCCATGTCCTGGAAGCTCTGTCACCTCCGCAGACGGCTGCTGTCAGCCCCAATAA GCTGAGCCACAGCCAGAGTGGAGATGAAGGGGACGGTCCGCTTTCAGACAAGTGCAGCAGGAAGACTCTCTTTTACCTGATCGCCACCCTGAATGAGTCGTTCCGCCCCGACTACGACTTCAGCCGCACCAAAGGTCACGACTTCAGCAGGGAGCCGAGCTTAAACTGG GTTGTTAATGCTGTGAACAGCAGCCTGTCTGCTGCGGCTGGGGAGGCCTACAGCCAACTGCAGCCTCTGCTTTGGGAGGCCATTGATGCGGAGATCTCTCTTTCTGATTGTGATATTTACAG CTATAACCCGGATCTGGACTCAGACCCATATGGAGAGGAGGGAAACCTGTGGTCCTTCAATTATTTCTTCTACAACAAGAAGCTAAAGAGGATTGTGTTTTTCACTTGTCGCTCAGTCAG TCTGTTCATGGCTCCACGAGACTCTGGCATTGGCAATGAGCTGGATCTGGAGCTGGACGAAGATGAGAGTATGGATGAAGAGCG GTCTGGAGCTTTGTGTGCTCACTGA
- the rbck1 gene encoding ranBP-type and C3HC4-type zinc finger-containing protein 1 isoform X1, with protein MATPDVPARVEEGENLAKLLSEAIGGGDAEEARRCAAGLSALRLPVDVALRRGAYSQEPVRLKVGVEDAQSDVSIPITLTVTAGMTISDLKLQITKDFGFDPTLQTWVVGRRLAQDTDTLYSHGIRHDDDQAFLFIKSAKAAHLSREQHKQEEENRRLEAIIANIELQPRGTQAPRLHKPKLIVPPPVRPKPQIGWSCSQCTFLNIPTRPGCEICSGERPANYEVPKNYQPGEAEVRRLQQEQVSILQYAQAIENERQRNFDTLLETDSQSLVPNSDELECPICYATILPGEGATLRECLHSFCRECLKGTIINNADAAVTCPYMDDDYSCDVTLQDREIRSLLSEEEYHKFLEISLSIAESRAPNSYHCKTPDCAGWCIFEDEVNEFQCQICLETNCLLCKAIHKDMNCKEYQDDLRLRAENDLAAKQTTEMLQTLLQNGEAMHCPRCKVIVQKKDGCDWICCLMCKTEICWVTKQARWGLQGSGDTSGGCRCRVNGVLCHPNCRNCH; from the exons ATGGCGACCCCCGACGTCCCCGCTCGCGTCGAGGAGG GAGAGAATCTGGCCAAACTGCTGAGCGAGGCGATCGGCGGCGGCGACGCGGAGGAAGCGAGGCGCTGCGCCGCGGGCCTGTCCGCCCTGCGCCTGCCCGTAGACGTCGCGCTGCGGCGGGGGGCTTACTCGCAGGAGCCCGTCCG GTTGAAAGTAGGAGTAGAAGACGCTCAAAGTGACGTGTCTATCCCCATTACACTGACTGTGACTGCTGGCATGACGATTTCAGATCTCAAACTACAG ATCACAAAAGATTTTGGGTTTGACCCCACCCTGCAAACATGGGTTGTTGGGAGACGTTTGGCTCAAGACACAGACacgctgtacagtcatgggatACGGCATGATGATGACCAGGccttcctcttcatcaagtCTGCCAAAGCTGCCCACCTTAGCCGAGAGCAACACAAACAAGAGGAAGAGAACAGACGCTTAGAAG caataaTTGCAAATATAGAGCTGCAGCCTAGAGGCACTCAAGCCCCACGGCTCCATAAACCAAAACTCATTGTTCCTCCTCCAGTACGACCCAAACCTCAG aTTGGATGGTCCTGCTCACAGTGCACATTTCTGAACATACCTACACGCCCTGGCTGTGAGATATGCAGTGGAGAAAGGCCTGCAAATTACGAAGTCCCCAAAAACTACCAGCCTGGCGAGGCCGAGGTCCGCAGGCTGCAGCAGGAGCAGGTGTCCATTCTTCAGTACGCGCAG GCCATAGAGAACGAACGCCAGAGGAACTTTGACACTCTTCTGGAAACAGACTCGCAGAGTCTGGTGCCCAACAGTGATGAGCTCGAATGTCCCATATGCTATGCCACCATCCTACCAGGAGAGGGTGCAACACTGAGAGAGTGTTTGCACAGCTTTTGCAG AGAGTGCCTAAAAGGAACCATAATAAACAACGCCGATGCTGCAGTTACGTGCCCTTATATGGATGACGATTACTCCTGTGATGTCACTCTTCAGGACAGAGAAATACGATCA CTTCTCTCAGAAGAGGAGTACCATAAATTTCTCGAGATTAGTTTGAGCATCGCAGAGTCTCGCGCTCCTAACAGCTACCACTGCAAGACACCAGACTGTGCTGGCTGGTGCATCTTTGAGGATGAAGTCAATGAGTTTCAGTGCCAGATCTGCTTGGAGACCAACTGTCTGCTTTGCAAG GCCATTCACAAAGACATGAACTGCAAGGAATACCAGGATGACCTCCGCTTACGAGCTGAAAATGACCTCGCTGCAAAGCAGACCACTGAAATGCTTCAG ACCCTGCTGCAGAATGGGGAGGCGATGCACTGTCCCAGATGTAAAGTGATAGTGCAGAAGAAGGACGGCTGTGACTGGATCTGCTGCCTCATGTGTAAGACCGAGATCTGCTGGGTCACGAAGCAGGCACGCTGGGGCCTTCAG GGATCTGGAGACACATCAGGTGGATGCAGGTGCCGGGTGAATGGGGTTCTTTGTCATCCCAATTGCAGGAACTGCCACTGA
- the rbck1 gene encoding ranBP-type and C3HC4-type zinc finger-containing protein 1 isoform X2, producing the protein MATPDVPARVEEGENLAKLLSEAIGGGDAEEARRCAAGLSALRLPVDVALRRGAYSQEPVRLKVGVEDAQSDVSIPITLTVTAGMTISDLKLQITKDFGFDPTLQTWVVGRRLAQDTDTLYSHGIRHDDDQAFLFIKSAKAAHLSREQHKQEEENRRLEAIIANIELQPRGTQAPRLHKPKLIVPPPVRPKPQIGWSCSQCTFLNIPTRPGCEICSGERPANYEVPKNYQPGEAEVRRLQQEQAIENERQRNFDTLLETDSQSLVPNSDELECPICYATILPGEGATLRECLHSFCRECLKGTIINNADAAVTCPYMDDDYSCDVTLQDREIRSLLSEEEYHKFLEISLSIAESRAPNSYHCKTPDCAGWCIFEDEVNEFQCQICLETNCLLCKAIHKDMNCKEYQDDLRLRAENDLAAKQTTEMLQTLLQNGEAMHCPRCKVIVQKKDGCDWICCLMCKTEICWVTKQARWGLQGSGDTSGGCRCRVNGVLCHPNCRNCH; encoded by the exons ATGGCGACCCCCGACGTCCCCGCTCGCGTCGAGGAGG GAGAGAATCTGGCCAAACTGCTGAGCGAGGCGATCGGCGGCGGCGACGCGGAGGAAGCGAGGCGCTGCGCCGCGGGCCTGTCCGCCCTGCGCCTGCCCGTAGACGTCGCGCTGCGGCGGGGGGCTTACTCGCAGGAGCCCGTCCG GTTGAAAGTAGGAGTAGAAGACGCTCAAAGTGACGTGTCTATCCCCATTACACTGACTGTGACTGCTGGCATGACGATTTCAGATCTCAAACTACAG ATCACAAAAGATTTTGGGTTTGACCCCACCCTGCAAACATGGGTTGTTGGGAGACGTTTGGCTCAAGACACAGACacgctgtacagtcatgggatACGGCATGATGATGACCAGGccttcctcttcatcaagtCTGCCAAAGCTGCCCACCTTAGCCGAGAGCAACACAAACAAGAGGAAGAGAACAGACGCTTAGAAG caataaTTGCAAATATAGAGCTGCAGCCTAGAGGCACTCAAGCCCCACGGCTCCATAAACCAAAACTCATTGTTCCTCCTCCAGTACGACCCAAACCTCAG aTTGGATGGTCCTGCTCACAGTGCACATTTCTGAACATACCTACACGCCCTGGCTGTGAGATATGCAGTGGAGAAAGGCCTGCAAATTACGAAGTCCCCAAAAACTACCAGCCTGGCGAGGCCGAGGTCCGCAGGCTGCAGCAGGAGCAG GCCATAGAGAACGAACGCCAGAGGAACTTTGACACTCTTCTGGAAACAGACTCGCAGAGTCTGGTGCCCAACAGTGATGAGCTCGAATGTCCCATATGCTATGCCACCATCCTACCAGGAGAGGGTGCAACACTGAGAGAGTGTTTGCACAGCTTTTGCAG AGAGTGCCTAAAAGGAACCATAATAAACAACGCCGATGCTGCAGTTACGTGCCCTTATATGGATGACGATTACTCCTGTGATGTCACTCTTCAGGACAGAGAAATACGATCA CTTCTCTCAGAAGAGGAGTACCATAAATTTCTCGAGATTAGTTTGAGCATCGCAGAGTCTCGCGCTCCTAACAGCTACCACTGCAAGACACCAGACTGTGCTGGCTGGTGCATCTTTGAGGATGAAGTCAATGAGTTTCAGTGCCAGATCTGCTTGGAGACCAACTGTCTGCTTTGCAAG GCCATTCACAAAGACATGAACTGCAAGGAATACCAGGATGACCTCCGCTTACGAGCTGAAAATGACCTCGCTGCAAAGCAGACCACTGAAATGCTTCAG ACCCTGCTGCAGAATGGGGAGGCGATGCACTGTCCCAGATGTAAAGTGATAGTGCAGAAGAAGGACGGCTGTGACTGGATCTGCTGCCTCATGTGTAAGACCGAGATCTGCTGGGTCACGAAGCAGGCACGCTGGGGCCTTCAG GGATCTGGAGACACATCAGGTGGATGCAGGTGCCGGGTGAATGGGGTTCTTTGTCATCCCAATTGCAGGAACTGCCACTGA